A portion of the Homalodisca vitripennis isolate AUS2020 chromosome 2, UT_GWSS_2.1, whole genome shotgun sequence genome contains these proteins:
- the LOC124355975 gene encoding phosphorylated adapter RNA export protein-like, producing MLGNAILRLSAPVSFSLSRAISREPETICSEESSNDNSDDSDDDSDAQCSKPKKVKPQCQLPVSRKEVPNKYKVWSVAIQEEALTETLTKCDVEAIDRERSVESYNYKVVDNTDYSHYNDFHMSVSECPLIENKYINSKVRQTRRGRGHSQELRESKIDLILNVVLVLGKEKAIALYNETKDVEDNGGMLLMNGERRRTAGGVYFLLLKRDNTISSDATKEIFNDKFCNRKKKKAHRKKKEQEV from the exons ATGTTAG GAAATGCGATACTTCGTCTGTCTGCTCCTGTGTCGTTCTCGTTGAGTCGGGCCATTTCAAGAGAGCCCGAGACAATCTGTAGTGAAGAGAGCAGCAACGACAACTCGGATGACTCTGACGATGACAGTGACGCCCAATGCTCaaaaccaaaaaaagtaaaaccCCAATGTCAGTTACCAGTGAGTAGGAAAGAAGTTCCCAACAAGTACAAGGTCTGGAGCGTAGCTATACAGGAGGAGGCCCTAACAGAGACGCTGACTAAGTGCGACGTAGAAGCTATAGATCGTGAGAGGAGCGTGGAATCGTACAACTACAAAGTAGTAGACAACACTGACTACAGTCATTACAATGATTTCCACATGTCGGTCTCTGAATGTCCCTTGATAGAGAACAAATACATCAACAGCAAAGTACGG CAAAC AAGACGTGGCCGAGGACATAGCCAAGAACTGAGAGAGTCTAAGATCGATCTCATCT TAAATGTTGTACTGGTGTTGGGCAAGGAGAAGGCTATTGCTCTGTACAACGAAACCAAAGATGTAGAAGATAATGGAGGCATGCTGTTAATG AATGGAGAGAGAAGGCGGACAGCAGGAGGTGTGTACTTCCTGTTGCTGAAGAGAGACAACACCATCAGCTCGGATGCCACAAAGGAAATATTCAACGATAAATTTTGTAACAGGAAGAAAAAGAAAGCACATAGGAAAAAAAAAGAGCAAGAAGTATGA